The DNA region CATTTTCTCATTATCTGATAAGATAGGTAATTGTTATCGAATATGACTGTtttatatagggattgaatgtatttttgtaatttttatagCGGCTATGAaaagcagaagctatctacatatcacgtggagcgcgttagcgctcctcggaagatatgtatatagcttctgctattaatagccgctatgaaaattacaaaaatacattcaatccatatatttacattagaataattaataaaaataaaaattattgaaaggttattatattatatctaaAATTATGATAcccatatacgacgagaaacgaAATTAATGGAACAGCTTATTGACAAATTCGTTTCACAACGTCaggttttcaagcttccgccttccggtcgaccttttttcgcaaatgacaaacaataaacaagaaatatagttaaaataaaatttgattgacttataacagtaaaccttagttgattctatatcaagaaacaacacattaaagattatacattaaaatattgggAGGGACTATTTtctattgatatgaaactggcgtaatgtttgaaatcagctgattgatgcacgagaatcgttgtattcatagtgtattcatagtgttttcataggcaaatgtttgttttcgtcagttggttgattcatatagtgacgaaacactcagaatgtaaatatattatgtatatatacaaataattgtGATGTTGATATATGGATTGTGGAATGACACGTCAATCAACATAAAGTAAACTTACACTTTCTATTACATCTTGAATACAATTATTAACTTCAAATATTATCAAgagtgatacatgtataagtgaCCAGGATTTCTCAAGCTATAGATAAATGACTATGTATAGATAAAAACTTGATGATCATATTAACCCATACACACCCGTATACAACGTCTACTCATTTACTTGTGATCCACGATAAATATTCCCATAAAAACATAAATTGCAccttttactttcattttctaATTCGTTCACATAAAAGCAGTTATTCTATAAGATGTCTATTGGCTTCATCGCTCTCTGAAGTATTACGATCAGAGAATAGGGTTTGATAAAATTGttccaatatattcttaaaatcAGTATTTTGTTACAAATATTTTCAGGCATGATTTCCGTCGACGGCCAAATAAGACGATAGATCTAAATCACAACTTTGCTCTCTCATTCACTCGCCAACCACAAGATGGCATGcctaaaacaagagatcccagtgggatcttggcgcccaccaaagaatgatatatgtctgacaaactttttcaaattttgactacatactacatataaaatatgagacagatcacttcagtccTTTCtcggaaatagcggtaacaaacttcaattatcgaAATTCAGGATGGCATTCTGTTGACCATTTTGGTCATcggtcggtcccaaaatgcaatatgcacaactatggtccTAGAGGAGCCTGTACATGAAacttgagacagatcccttcagtacttttttgagaaataccgataagaaacttcatatataaaaatccaagatctTGTTCATTGaccggtcccaaaatgcaagtcgcacaacaagggcccaaggggaaccttaatatgaaatttgagaacggttccttcagtactttttgagaaatagcggcaacaaatttcaactatcaaaatccaagatggctgcctggcggccaccTTGTtcaccgatctgtcccaaaatgcaatatgcataactaaggtcctaggggaacctacatctgaaatttgagacaaatccctttggtactttctgagaaatagcggtaacaaacttcaactaccaaaatcaaagatggctgcctggcggtcatcttgttcccaaattggtcccaaaatgcaatatgcataactaaggtcataggggaacctacatctgaaatttgagacaaatccctttggtactttctgagaaatagcggtaacaaacttcaactaccaaaatcaaagatggctgcctggcggtcatcttgttcccaaattggtcccaaaatgcaatatgcataactaaggtcctaggggaacctacatctgaaatttgagacaaatccctttatttctttctgagaaatagcggtaacaaacttcaactatcaagatcaaagatggctgcctggcggccatcttgttcccaaattagtcccaaaatgcaatatgcacaactaagacCCTAGGAGaaactacatgtaacatttgagaaagatccattaaGCATTTTagtgagaaatagcagtaacaagaattgttaacggacggaggaacaacggacgaaaagcgatttgaacagcccaccatctgttgatggtgggctaataacaTAACAGCAAGCATCAACCTCTTTGTATCTCTCTTTCAATCTAATATTGtatcaataacaaaatattatctGATCCTCGCATTTTGATTACAGATTTTCCCACACATGATATCCCTTTCTTATACTTGACCTACTTCTTCAGATCCTTATTAAAATTTCCATCTCTCATCATGTTGGCCGTCGCCAATAGTTGTTTATTTGTATACGGAAGACCTTTTTCTACATGGTACCTCAGTGCCGAGGCGGTAAACTGACTGTTAGCGAACTCGTAGTCCCAACTGTTACTGCCATCAGACCTAATACCATCACTGTTATAGGCAGTCGGACCTGGACAGCCGTAGTGACTATGGCTAGAAAGGTATGTGCGTGGTTTTTCACCATGCTTCATTGCTAATTCATTTTCGTGGATCCTTTGGCAGACGAAACACTCAAATCCATCgataaaattatgatattttgtaCCATGAGATCCATCAACTCCCCATTCGCGTTTTTTCATCAATTCTATAAGATACTTATTTTGTATTCCTGTCTTTTTCCAGGAAAGATATTTCTCATATTCGTCGTCATTTTCATTAAGAAATTTTAGATATTCAACTAGTTCTGTAATGGATTTAAAATCATCCACTATTATTGCTGAGTGGTTGGAAGGCAAGAAATCCTACAAAAAGTAAATGATGAATTAATAGTCAGTGGAGAAGGTGAGTACATTTTACTTTTTACCTTTATTGAAATATCTATATCAAATTGTATGAAAACATCACTTTCCAGTACTACTACATAGAGTGAATAGATTATTTACAGAAGATACTCAGATATTACAAACATCAAAACGGATATAAAACATTGAAGAAAACTACATTTAACTTCATAATATAAATCAttgaagtaaaataacaaaaatgcaACATGAGAAATAAGTCTGTAGTTTGATGTTTATTAGCGACCTACCTTGACCTTCGGTGACCCCATGACTATCGGGACAGAGCCCAGCATCAGAGGGCGCCATAGTTTCTCTGTCATGTAGTCATCACACAGTGAATTCTCAAACGCCAACGAGAACTTATATTTGGATATCAGCTTATAGAAGTCGGTGTGGTCCATGCCTTGTATAGGGTGTTGTAAGCTAAAACaaaatctttgattttggtagttgtTCGTTTATCTCATTTACTACTTAAACCCTGGATTATCGGAAAATGATAATGCGTCGGTTTCCATCTGATATCTATGTTATTTACTTTTCCACTTGATattctgaaaataatataaaatcaccagattcgtctttaattaaaacaagaggcccagagggcttgtatcgctcacctggtttgtaatgccaagtaatgttctggatacaggatcattgtttcttttctgaagggatttaaagatttacctctaaattCACTGTTGGTTCCTACTCTTTATGCTCCATGGGGGTCAgaatcaaaatttacacaaactctgttcccaTTCACCAGAGGATGCTTCGGACTAAATTGAGTTACAATCCAtgagaactctatgactatatagtagcgatttaacagaattacctctatttccttattgggcctcgcccttcctgcccccggggatcaAACCCACAATCTATATAACCTCTGTTCTATATCCCTCGAGGATGTTTCtggacaaatttggttgaaatccatgtagaaatctataactagtagcaatttaaaggatttacctctaaacccctattgggccccgcccctcttgcccccgggggttcagaaCCAAAGTTCACACAacctctgttccccttcccccaaagatatttctggtcaaatttggttacattccatgcagaacggAGAGCTAGGTCCAACCGGAAAATGCCCAAGGGTGTCGAGGATGACAAAACATTTGAGATATGTAAATTTGTGAAGAAATTCATCACGATTCAAACTACATTATACGTTATACTAAGTCTGCTTTTCTATCATCAGTGATGTCCGCCATAAATGTGACGGTATAACATGGTTCTTACTGCGCTCAGTGTCACATTGAACAGACATCATTAGGCTGTAATGATCGATTAGATCCGATAATGTGACCATATTAATCCTCCTGCTACCGTGTTCTAGCTTCATCAGTCCACTAACGTCATCCTTATTTCAATCATTACTTCAGACATGACAAGTAATGTTACGGAGGCACACCCACACTccaaataaaattatatcttaACGCAATAGAATATCCGATAAAGTGACCTGTTTCCAATCCAAGTCCCTTTCTGTTGTAACGTGATCTCtgatgaaaaaatattaaatgaagtTTTGACTGCGATATTCATTTCTTAAAGTTCCATTACACCGAAAAAACAATATTCAACAAATGAGACATGTGACTTATGAATTATATAAACTAGTTACAGGAGAAAACCACCATGTGAATTGGTTACTATGACGACTTACTGTGGAGGGAGGTCCTTGTTGTGGAGACACTTGCCGTAGGAGTCTACATTCATGTGCTTCATCAGTAGTTCAACATAGGTATCGCGATCACTAGGCGTACCACAGTCACTATGCACATagagaaggggagataactctgctTTCTGCAAACGGTTCTTTTCTGCGACAGGAACTATGTACTTGGTGCTGGAGAGCCAGTCTAAACTCGGGAGGTATTGTGTGGAGATGGGGTAGTCAGATTCTCTTTTAAACGTACACGTATGGTTAAATAAAGTCACTATGGCCTTGTGAGAGTAAATGTAGTTGTTTTTAGGGGACTCCTCGTGCAGCAGGCCCCAGTGCTGGTTTGGATTTCTGGGTATTGGTAGGTCTACGTGATCCAGATCAGTACCATAGAACATAAAAAcctacaatataaacatatatgtgTTATTACCTTTCTCACATCAGGAAGTAAGAGtttgatttaaaaaagaaatatatgttgAGATAGTTTGTACCTGTGCATGATCAGGCCCTGTTATAATGTCCTCCTGATATTGACGATACCGGTATTTGTCTATGTTATGTGGATTATTGTGCATCAAGGCACAGTTGGCAATCGCTGAATAAACAGTATAACATCAATCGTTATACTGAAATGTTCCATCTGCAGAAGAACATtaatgatgtgatgatgatatGTATCAAGacaatatttgtaaacaaatagGGTGGTTTTTGTGTGTCCTCCATAGAAGACTTGTTTGGGTGTTAACCGCTCTGATGGGATCTACTATCAGTACATGTAATACTTGTACTAGACTTAGAACCATCAACTTTATTTTGTGACTTCTGAGCTGTTAGAGGATACAGCACTCGAATACGAGGAGTTGAAGGATATATTGGGTACACATCCGGCTTCTTGTAGTGAAACCACTTCGGTTGGTGGCAATCCAATCATTCCTGATTTTGTAGTGTCGGGTGGCATTccaatcattcatgattttgtaatgTTTGGGTAGGATTACAattattca from Argopecten irradians isolate NY chromosome 5, Ai_NY, whole genome shotgun sequence includes:
- the LOC138322684 gene encoding alpha-(1,3)-fucosyltransferase 10-like isoform X2; this encodes MPSQRCLFRSFLYVVCFSVLIPFIVFVYVEYIDRYSYSIPDIELEGETKERHDPAGELRALKEVITAPIILWWTPFTGDPGSYKRCGNHKCFFTVDRHYRRHNQTKVFMFYGTDLDHVDLPIPRNPNQHWGLLHEESPKNNYIYSHKAIVTLFNHTCTFKRESDYPISTQYLPSLDWLSSTKYIVPVAEKNRLQKAELSPLLYVHSDCGTPSDRDTYVELLMKHMNVDSYGKCLHNKDLPPHLQHPIQGMDHTDFYKLISKYKFSLAFENSLCDDYMTEKLWRPLMLGSVPIVMGSPKVKDFLPSNHSAIIVDDFKSITELVEYLKFLNENDDEYEKYLSWKKTGIQNKYLIELMKKREWGVDGSHGTKYHNFIDGFECFVCQRIHENELAMKHGEKPRTYLSSHSHYGCPGPTAYNSDGIRSDGSNSWDYEFANSQFTASALRYHVEKGLPYTNKQLLATANMMRDGNFNKDLKK
- the LOC138322684 gene encoding alpha-(1,3)-fucosyltransferase 10-like isoform X1, whose product is MPSQRCLFRSFLYVVCFSVLIPFIVFVYVEYIDRYSYSIPDIELEAGETKERHDPAGELRALKEVITAPIILWWTPFTGDPGSYKRCGNHKCFFTVDRHYRRHNQTKVFMFYGTDLDHVDLPIPRNPNQHWGLLHEESPKNNYIYSHKAIVTLFNHTCTFKRESDYPISTQYLPSLDWLSSTKYIVPVAEKNRLQKAELSPLLYVHSDCGTPSDRDTYVELLMKHMNVDSYGKCLHNKDLPPHLQHPIQGMDHTDFYKLISKYKFSLAFENSLCDDYMTEKLWRPLMLGSVPIVMGSPKVKDFLPSNHSAIIVDDFKSITELVEYLKFLNENDDEYEKYLSWKKTGIQNKYLIELMKKREWGVDGSHGTKYHNFIDGFECFVCQRIHENELAMKHGEKPRTYLSSHSHYGCPGPTAYNSDGIRSDGSNSWDYEFANSQFTASALRYHVEKGLPYTNKQLLATANMMRDGNFNKDLKK